The proteins below come from a single Deltaproteobacteria bacterium genomic window:
- the smpB gene encoding SsrA-binding protein SmpB: protein MANAKETNEKTITVNRRARREYSIEESFEAGMVLLGSEVKSLRDGRANLADSYARVDKGEVVLVNSHISPYPAANMFNHEPTRPRKLLLRKREISRLLGKVKERGLTLIPLKLYFKDGRAKVELGLARGKKLYDKRATVKERMVRREMERSMKSR, encoded by the coding sequence ATGGCCAATGCCAAGGAAACCAACGAGAAGACCATCACGGTCAATCGGCGCGCGCGCCGGGAGTACTCCATCGAGGAGTCCTTCGAGGCCGGCATGGTGCTGCTGGGCAGCGAGGTCAAGTCGCTGCGCGACGGGCGCGCGAACCTGGCCGACAGCTATGCCCGCGTCGACAAGGGCGAGGTGGTCCTGGTCAACTCCCACATCAGCCCGTACCCGGCGGCCAATATGTTCAATCACGAGCCGACCCGACCGCGGAAACTGCTGTTGCGCAAACGCGAGATTTCGAGGCTCCTGGGCAAGGTCAAGGAGCGCGGCTTGACCTTGATCCCGTTAAAGCTATACTTCAAGGACGGGCGCGCGAAAGTGGAGCTGGGTCTGGCCCGGGGCAAGAAGCTCTACGACAAGCGCGCCACGGTCAAGGAACGGATGGTCCGGCGGGAGATGGAACGCTCCATGAAGAGCCGTTGA